The segment CGGCTTATCCAAttacaatttgtaaaaatatcaTACTGTACCAAAAACTGCTATGTACCAttagttagttttttttttgcttccttCTTTACATTCCtctatctatatttatattattaataattccacCTAGTGGCAGTAAGGAGAACATTATAATCTAGCTTCTCGAGAACCTGCATTTATCTTTTCCGTTTCCCTCGAGGCTCGTAAAAAATCATGCAATCCACCATCGCGAAGAGGAACACGCAGTTATGTAAAAAATCTCTTACACATGTGAAGTGCGCGGGCAAAAATGTATGGTACAAGTAAACGGTGTGTGCGCCTTTCTGATGAGAAAACTATACAGAGGTACTTAACAAAAGAGacaggggggagagagagagagagagggagagagagagagagagagagagagagagagagagagagggagagagagagaagaaaagaaatgaattatttaCATGTACTCCGACAACTTTTGCTTCAACGATCCGCTCCCTTTAATCCTCGGGCTGTTCTCCCAATTGCTAACTTATTATcgattatatttatacaaaaaggCGATCGCTCCTCGGTACACgcaataacaaataaaatcATAGCTGAGATCAATATTGCAATATACCCCCGCATCTATTACCTCTCCGAATAATTTCATCGCTCCCGCACTGACTCATCTCGCGCAACTAATCAGCGCGCTACAGATAATGATGATAGTTCAGTCCAgaacttaataaatttttttttttttccctctttccattttctttttacatatgTCGTCAGTCTTGTGCGCGTATTGTATTCAATTAATATTGAACCGTTGAAGCAATTACGTTTCACGTAATTGTAACCGAAACGTTACGTATATTCGCTCTGTTTCCTCGTCGTTATTTATTTACACTAGAAGACTCACAGGTGTACGGTGCCTTTTGCATATGTCTCTCCGCGAACGCCGGCCAGGAAATGTGTCTCGTCGTGCTCGCCGAAATTGCGTGGGAAGCACGGACAAATCGTTGAAGGGCAACGGTCAATTCAGATTAACGGCGGGGGTGCGCAGCGTTCGTGTAATACTTTCTTTACACCCGGCTAATCTGAAGTAACCATCTCTCGCGCGGACCTCTATGAAAAATAAACAGTATACCTCACACGTTATCGTTCAGCGACTTTATCGTAACTACGACGGTATAATGTGTATAAAAAATTCCCTATTGCCTCAACAGTTTTATGTTACAGACTATAAAAATCGATAATCATGGGCTTCCCATGTATCAGTGTCGCGTATGGTATTTAAAAGTATTCAAAGGGTGATCGAGGGCCTCGATTCCTGGTGCTCGAGTACGTGATGTGTCTGTAGAGAATGAACACAAGGTGATTCTAGTAGAGACAGATATAGCCGTTACAACGAAGACCGCCGTGGAGAAATCTAGACGTTACGCTAAAGACCAAATCTAAACGCAATAAAacgatacatacatataaatcaGCTATTATCAACTATTTATAAATCAGATATTTCCATCGCACATCGATAGGCATACACATGTTGCTTCTCCATATTCTGCGCGAATGAACTGTGTGTCGGGCACGTGTAATGCAGCGCGCTCGTGTAATGAGCAAGTCAGGAAAGATCGATGTATCTTTTCAATAATTATACTCTGTACGATATTGTAGGCACCCACGTACATCTGCAGCAAATTCATTTTACATTTATAAATCAGGTACACGCTTTGAATttcccatattttttgttttctgttGTTCCTTTTTCCCTCTCTTTTCAATCGATCATATTGCGAAGCAcacttttcttttctgtttcctttcccccttttttttttatcgtttctcTGAACATCAAGCAAAGAGCCGCACCAATTCCGAAgaggaaatataaataattaaattagcaTCGATCGAAAAAATATCCGTAATTCgtacttttgtaaatatttctttaataaaaaacgtAACAGCTAATTCTTTTATAAACACTGAAAATGTAGATTACAACATAATATACTGATAACAATTCCATCATTATGGTGGAGAGTAGCTATATTTTGTTGTACCAACATTGAAATTATCACTATTTTAGTATTTACGTGTAAGGTATTGTACAAATTATTCCATACTTTTTGGACAGTGTGCTCTCacagtatattattattattattattacattacgACTTGCAAAAATACGATTTactatgatatatatatatataacaaaacTTGCACTCTTTACACTAGCGCTACAGTGTCCAAAAGTATAGGTCAAGTGTTACAATGCAGCAGAGGCATATACATAAATGACAATGTACACTCATTCATCCGGCATACATGCGCGCGCCATATAACAACACTTATATATGGCCATACATCCTCCTCGCCGTAAAGAGACTACCCAAAGACTGATCATCATCGGGCATGTGCTCATACACATTGCTCTTTCCCTCCAATGATGTAATTTtgcgttgaaaaataaagaacaatctatttatattacatttaaaaaactttCAGTCATTTACAGTAGGGAAGCTTATCGACATGGTAGAAATAATCTTATTTTGAATGTATGTGGAATCCCGACGTGATTCGCGATGAATTTCATTGTATGCAACTTATCAAACACTGTACAGTGCAACGTACACGAACGTTGCACGATCCGTCAAGGTCCATTGAGGCCAGCTCACACGAGACCATACAGGTAGGGCGCCAGATATCGGGCGGGTCACTCAAGTTCCTGCCCTTCACAGAACATCACTTCAAGTATGATTTATACAATGTTGTGCTCCTACACGTTTCTTTCTCTTGCTCGAGAAGGAACAACAAGTCTCTGAAATTCACCCTCTTCAATCGTGGTCTCATTGGCATTTGTCTGCTGATCCCCGTTGCCGACGTGTTCAAACCGGAATTACTTCCCGGACTACTGGCTGCTCCTCCCACATCGAGTTTAGGCTTTTTACGTGAACCGATCGCTTGCAAAGCGGTCAAGTTAGCTTCTCTTTGCCTTAACTCTTCCATCTCTGCACGTTGCATCTGTTGGCAATACCGATATTATGATTATATCGCTGCGTATATACAGACGTAACTTTCAGTTCGCTAATTTGCATTACCTCTTTAGCTTTCGCCTTAAGTTTAGCTTGTTCCGGATCTTCCGTTTTTGCACGACTCTTCGCGGCGCGTAGAAGTAACTCCCTTTCTTGCTCCTCGTGCCTTCTACGCTCGACTTTGTCCAAATCTTCCAAGAATTTTAACTGTGCCCTAACATCCTGCGTTACCTCGTAACGCGGATCCACCTGCGAACAGTGCATGCCGTTTGTTTTATAAATGCTCGATCGGTGGGCTTATTTAAAATAGATATATAAAATTCGTGTGTTTTCACCTTTATCAAGTCTATCCTGTGCTCTGCAATTACTGCTAATTTCTCTACTAAATTCTTTAACCTTTCTTGCGCGGCGTGCGAAATTAACGCCGCCACTTCTTGATTAGGTTCTTCTAATCCATaattagaaactaaaaaatataatcCTGTGTTGCTTAAATATGACACTTTTTTGCAATATATATCGTTCGATTACTTTAACAGATTAATATGAAAATTACCAATTTGTTTAATTCTTTGCTGTAATGGTGTCATATGTAAAAATACTTCATCTTTACAGGATCGTATTTGTGTCCCAACAAATTCTGTAGAACCGAGAATCCTCTGAGATTCCTCTGCAAGATTGACACCACCCATAGCAGCGACATCGTTAATATCATCATCTCCCCTATTTACGGAAAAAGCATATGCACATGTACAGGGTGAATCGCAAAAAACAGAACacctaaatatctctgttagGTTTGTAGGTGGGAGAAAACGAGAAAAGTGACACCCTTCGAAAAGGTAATGGCACAAACAGATTTTGCTTCGACGTCACCTTCAAGATTACtttgctttttaattttcacaacTTCAGTGATGCTTATTACTTATGTTTACCTGACCATGATTCGTAAAGGAAGCTTTATCAGTAAATAATACTTTATCGGAAAATCGGCTATCATTTCTAATTTGCCTCAATGCCTAACTCAAAAAATTCACACGATTtccaaaatttttctatgaaatctATGCTCGTGTACTATTCGCGCAACAGTTGATTGGCTAATGACACTTTCTTGGACAACTTGTCTAATTTGAGGCTTTACAGTCACTGCAGCCAGAATATCGATGGTATTTGCTTTGTGTGTTACACTTTTGACTCTCACAGATTTCTTATTCACAATGCTACCAATTTCGAGTGTACAGAAAAAGATGACCACCTGCGATCACGAAATCGCTCCGCTTCTCTAAAACACTCGCGACTTTATTCATAAATGGGATGATGATAATGATCTTTTCTTGTTCCGAGTAACCCATAATCAAACGTCTATCGATAAATTGATACGATATCTCAATAAGCTGATAATCATGACTATGTACATTCAGAGACCACGAGATCAGTtccaaaaacttaattttatacattcaaGCTTCCATTACCCGATTCTAAATTCTTGGAGCCAAGATAACATATGTCATTAAACTCATTTTGATACTTGAAGTCAGAAATATAtggtattatttaaaaaaaaaaaaaatatataaataaataacttctaAGATTACAGGTCATGGTATAATCTGTCATTAAACTCATTTTGATACTTTATTGATACTTGGTCATTTCAAAAATACGCTGATGACCTTGAAAATAACTTTGAAGATGACGTCAAAGCAGAATCCGTTTGCACTCCCTGAAACAGTGCAACTTTTCTCCTATCTTCAAATTTAACAGAGATATCTAGATGTTCTGTTTCTTCTGACTCGCACTGTATACTTCTGTTATAACACTCCAAACACGTATCATCAAAGTACAACTACTTGCTATCGCACTCCCGAAAAGTAATCACTTACGTGTATCCTGCAGACGAAAatgtctttttctccttttctttagTAGCTGGCTTTGGAACGAAAGAAGGCACTACGGCTTTATTAACAGTAGTGGTTGTGTTGACTGTTTTGCCTTGCGTTGCAGTCGTCACTGTTTTAACAACAGTTGTTGTGATAGGTGGCTTCTGGACCGTTGGTGCAGGGGGTCGAATTCCACTTACTGCTACCGTTGACTTTACAGTGTACGCTGTGGGGCTACGAACTACCGTTGTCACGGGTCGCATCTAAACAAACGAATATACTACGTTTTACAATTTACTACACAAGCAATACAAAACTAAAATGAATAAAGAAGCTACGCGTTACTTGTCTAGAACGCTGATTATCAACGTAAAAGGTACTAATCACTAATTGCTAGGAATTAGAATACTGTAGAGACTACGTACTACAAGGATCATCGAAATTCGAAGTATACTGGAAATATAAACATTGAAATCACTTTGGTAGCTTACCAGCCTTTGCTGAACTGGCTGTGTAGGTCTAGGGACTGTAGTTGTAGCAGTAGGTAGCGGAGCCATTACTCTTATTTGCGTAGTTGCAGTGACTGCAGTTACAGGGATCGTTGCTGTTGTTACAGCAACACTTGGTCTAATCTGATTCTGCTACATGGTGTTATAAAATACATTGTGAGTTACATGGCGAGCGATGTACATGAAAAGTAGATGGGAAAATCTTTGATACGAAGTGTAATTCTACGCTTAACAACTGTTTATAGTAAACTAGTTACGCTATACAACTTAATATGCAGATTTATTGATTTGTGTACTGGTAAATTGTTCTTACCTGTGTTACCTGTGTAACTACAGGAGCGGCAGATGTTACAGGAAAAACGATAGTGGCTGGAGGTGGCTTTATGCCTTCTATAACCAACTCTTTCATAACAAGAGATTGCCGTAAAAGTGGCAAACTCTTTTTGAGGAAACCAATCAGGCATGGTTGTGGTGATGCGTTCAATAATCTTTCAAGTCTATCACAGAACTCCTCGGGTTCAACTTTAGTATCAATTAATTCTTGTATCAAAGTTCGAACATTTCGCTCCACTGCTTTAGGTTCTCGACTAGACAACTCTAATAAGTTTGCTAAAAATCTACGGCACTTTTCTTTGGTATTATCTGTAGTTTGACGCTAAAAATAAAAAGCACAATATTACAAAAGTCACGGATGAATATAAATGGCAATGTTAAGTTGTTAGTCGTTAGGATGTTCGTAACGCTACGTGTAAATGGTATTACTACGTCGGTCTGTCGATCTAATAATACGGAATACATACAGGTGTAGGCGTCTGAACTGTTTGGGCAGTAGTAACAGGTGGGGCAGGCGTAGTTGTGACGGCAGCAGTCACTGTTGCTGGCGTTGTAGCTGCTGTTGTGATAGTTGCAGCCACAGTCTGtttcaataaataaaagcaGATCTTAGAACATTCTTCGTGCTTAAGATTATTTGAAAGACTCTTGTTCGATACACTatcaaaaaagaaaacaaatagtTACACTTTAATCTTTAAATACTATCTATAAAGTTATCGCTTCCAGGATTCAATTAGATTTAGAAAACTGGAATAACACTCCAAATTAAAAGCATTTTGCAACATCgccagaaataaaatataaactaCAGAACTTATGAGAGAGtgacaattttatttatgcCATGCTTTcccattaaaacaattattctgATATCTTGAAGATTCTATATTATCAACACTTATCGAGGAAATTACATCGTTTAATGTTCTGAAGCTCAGTATCATTAGGGAAACGTAGAAGATGTAACAAATTTATTTTCCGCATGCATGTTTCtattaaatatttgtaaatatagcCCTAGCAAAATgtatcttttattttctttcgttGCAGCATACCTCCTAACAAGATGTGATCTACAATATGCCTTTTCTATTCGCATGCTGAACTTCAGACTCGTTAAacataaaattcaaatttctacTGCATTATCAAAGAAATTTCGGTGTCTCGAAATGAACAAATTTATTATACTAAGTTGATTTAATAACTAACTATACCACAAAGTGAAGACGCACTTGTACCTTGTACAGACTCGTGACTTTTGGTATTTTACaattattctttaattatttcttacgaaaagatatgtatatgtttgcttttatttttattgcattctaTTACACAATAATTAAAGCGTTTTATTTACAAAATCAGTAACTTGCACTtgagaatattaaaatacaagTCGTAAATAAGAACTTAGTGAAAAATCAGTACGTGAAAAATGACGCAAGTACTACTTCTTTCTGGCTACTATATACGAATATTCTTTCGTTTAAATGATTCATAAAAACTTTTCATGGATTTGCAcagtaattttcaatattttaaaataataagatGTCGTATTTGTACAATATacgaaagaaattttattattctaatttatatatatacacaaacacaatcagtttttcaaacatCCTGTAATACCCTTAACCAATATAACATGCAAAGATGAGTACATACGACGAAGCCGTCGGCTTCGATAAAACAATTGCAATTTTCAAAAACTTAGAAGTTCTACGATACAAAGGCATCCCAGCAAATAAGCCAATAAGAAAACAAAACTCTTTGCATACTACAGAAAACCTCTCGGCCATTCGTGGCAACTGATTAACTAAGTATTAAATCCAAAGATCTGTTTGAAATGTTCAGTAAACCGTGATATCTGTGCAATGCGCATTAAAGATTCTCAAAAACCCAAGAAAGAAAATCCGAATGCGATAAAGTTGCGTTACAATTTCAAGAAAACTTTGATAGGACAAACATGATAAATTAATACAGAATAAAGGAATATAAACATAATACATAGCCTTACCAATAACACCATTCCAACTAATGGCACAAACTAAAAGTCTACTACAGCACTACATCGAGTCTTGTAAGAGGTATAAGAGTGCGTCACCTGAACAGATTTTCTTAAAGTGGCGAGTGGTGGGCCTGTGAACTGTGTGTTCAGCCTACTTACAGCCGGCACTGAGGCTAACCGATAGGTAGTGCCTGGTGATGGTGCAGCAACCACCGCATTTCCCGCTATACTATTTGGCGTAACTGCGGTACCAGCGGGAGTACCTGCAGTTGGAGGTGGTCCTACCCTCAACAACTGGTACTGTCCATTTTCCGTTTTTAACAATATGTGACCTTGAGTCCCAGGTTGAAGACTATGTAATGTTTGTAATGTTATCtagaaatggagaaataaatattttaacaatataCAGTACATGAATTTATATCGAGCGCTAAAAGATAGAAATGttatgaatgtatatatatatatatatatatatatatatatatgtatgtatgtattatatacaaaaaaaaatgtttcgaataaTACACAAGTTTAATGACAACAGAATAGATACGTGTGATAAATCAGCTTGAAGTAAATCAGATGGAGTATGAATATACGGAATGACCTTTAGATGTGCCATATACATTTGTTTACAAGATATAAATATCTTACCCCTGGAGCTCCAGGCCTTGTTCCAATCATATGTTGACCGATTACTACTCTGGATGCGACTTGCTTTCCTGCTTGCTGTCCTGCCACTGGTGTGCCAGGACGCATAGCATTCACGTTAAGAATTTGTACATTGCTGGGTACTATGGTGGACGTGACCCCAGGTTTACCCTGTAGCGCTGTGCTGACGGCGTTGCCAGCCACAGAAACAGGAACAGACATCGGAACGGAAACCATGCCACTGGGTGCTACACTAGTCTTTATCACTAAAGCGGTACCTGTCGGCTTATTTACACTAGCCACTGTTTGACTGCCCGTGTCGCTGACGGAGCCAACATTCGTAACAACGTTCGACGTCGCCTGTAACACTGCCTGCGACGTTAGTCCCAAAGTGCCGTTGGCTAGCTGTCCGACAGTTTGCGCAGGGAAGGAAAGTTTATTATTGACATTGGCTACCCCCGTGGTCGCTATTACTTGCCCGACCGTTGGATAAATAATCTTGACAGGCTCGTGCGCTTTGGCGAGGCTCGGTATGTGTGTTGTTGTCTGATTACTGGTCACCTGGTTGGTAGTAACTTGATTGATATAAGCAGCAGGGGGGACTGCTGACTGTGtatgctgttgctgctgttgtgtAGTAACCTGTGGCGCCACTGTGTTTGAGGTAACCACGTTTACTGGGAGGAGAGTGCTCGTGGTAATGGACTTCGTAACTTCTTGAGTCATCAGACTGTTCACCGTAGTAGCACCGCCGCCGTTCGAAACCCCATGTTTCTGCGGCTGTACCGCGGTGATGGTGCCCCCGTTGGAAATACCACTGTTCACCTGATGATTCTGCTGGCTGACTGACGCAGAGCTTACTTGATGACCAGAGACAGCCGGCGTCGATGTTACCAGTTGTGTTTCGAGGGAGCCCACTATCGCGTTCACTGCGGATTCATCGACGTCCGTGCTCAGAGCTTCCTCCAGAAACTTAGCTGACGCCATTTTCTTCCAAGCTCCAACTGTAAACTGATCTGCGCATGCGCCTGTCGCAAATTGTTCCCATGGTGCATTGCCCCCCCTAGCGCAGCTGAAAATTATACGCGGCCTTTCTTCTGTTTACCATCCGGCGGTACTCAATACGATTAATATTTCTCACCATCGTGAAAAATCGCCCCGGTCCTCTTTCATTCGAGCCGCCAATTACCAGCTTCGCCGCCTTCCCCGGATCGGAAAAGCGATTATCGCCATATTACATTACAACGTCGATCATTTATGTTATGGCTGTCAATACTCGGCATGCAAACACGTCACCCGCCAAAATGGCTATCCTCCAAACTGTCGATTCGTACACGATCCGTCCCTCTGATAACGATATCATATTGGCATATAGttcagaaaattataaaaattgtataaaaattttctatcccTAAGAGCTCTATACATTTGCTCTTCCTTTAAGGATACTGTTAGTAACAGTTGCTTTTAACATGCGTGTTCCGTAATCAATCCTTCCCAGTCCCGTCACTCGCATCCCACCTCCTCGCGTTCCGCAATGCATCCCGATTACATCATCCTGATATTGTAAACGGGACTTAATGCTTTCCAACTGGCACGTCCAGCGCCCTCTACTCACAACGGATACTACAAATTCAATTATTTCTCCATCAATACACCGCATCTTGTATCGTATACTTAATGAGATAACGGATCTATCGCAAAACAATTCAAACTTTAAACGATGTACAGTCTTATTCGTTCGAAAGAAGTCGGGTGTAGTAGGTACTACAATCAACAATTgaaattcaacatttttttttgtattttctacaATGTTTTTTCTGCTTCCACAATACGCACAACAGTATTCTTAATGCTCGTTGAAAGGCTTACATATAAAAGTATTGTATTTTACATGGTATAATGAACAATAGTTAtcagtattttattaaaatattgataCATATCTTGTCGAGAATGTGAAATTTATGCACGAAATTTTTCGACTAACCTACAAAATAGATCCCCACTGCCTTTTTCAAATCGTACCAAATGCAAATTCGcgtgtaattaaattatattcgatACCATATTTCGAATTGTTATCAACCTACTGTTGAAATAATCCTACTACTTAAAACGCCAGTGGCACTAATTGCATCAATCACGTTGAAAAAGAATGTAAGCATGGAGCAAATATTGCATTGTTCAagtttggcgacaattttcctCAAGACGTTATTATCATTTGTAAAGTTTGCCCGAATCTCGAGCGAGACTGCGGCCGATAAAAACGATTAGATAAATGCGAGATACACTAGCTCAATATATCACAAAGTAcgacatttttcattttattatgcTGTCGACGACCAATGAGGCCAAGTTTTGATGATACTGTACAAAGCATCACCCGGGCTTAAAGTCTGAGAGATTTGTCGGTGGCCTAGTAACTTATAATCCGGCGCAATTTTACCACCTTCTACGCCTAGTTCGATAAGTCGTTGCGCGGCGTATAGCTGATTTCTCGGCGGTTTGACGGCGTTGAAAGTACCGATAAACGAGATACCTATACTGATGTTATTGAATCCGAAGGAATGGGCGCCCATGTAATCCCAGCTTCGACCAACGTATACAAGCCCGTCGCCGCCAATGAGAAAACTATAAGCGATATCCGCCCAATTTCTGGACTCGATGTGGAATGTTTGAGCGAATCGAACGCGGAATGTGCATTCCGATTGGGTGGTGCAGAAATCGGTAGCTGTGTGGCTGATAATCACGTATGGTACCGGATGTTTCATCTTAGTCAATGGCTCCGAAGGAGGTTGAGCACCCCATTCGTTCCGTTCGACGAAACGTACATTTTTCACTTTAACACCTGCAACTTAAATAGGGCGATTTAACTGTCTCGAACAAAGTTCGGGAGAAGTTTGAGAGAGCAGAAAGTAACATCTATTGGTTAAGAAACTTTAAAACTGTACGAACATAACTAAGTACCTCCGAGCGAAGAATCTGGAATTTCCGGGAAAACAGGTGCTGGTGGAGTAGTAACGTTACGCGTGAGGTACACACAGGCAACGATCACAGTAGTCACGAGAATTAAGGCTAGTACACACAAAAAGGCCGCACACCTCCAAGTCCATAACCACTTTACTACTGTAATAATGCAGAAATTGTCATATGAAGAAGTATAAAACGCTGCGTTGAGAGTGAAtgatttttaatactttttcatACTATTAAATTATCCAATTACGAAAACACTTATTAACCCTTTTTAATCTGTATCTTACGTCCAGGATTGTTATCCTCTGATACATCGTAACTATTGCTGCGCGTTAATATCATAGTACCAAGTTTACAAGGCGCAACGCTCCGCCAAATGTGTGCCAGAATAAAAatacgtattaaaatatttgcataaaattaaattatatacgaaAATTGAATTGCACAATTAAACtgtttatgtatttatgtacgGTTTGCTCGGGCGTTAAAGCAACAAAAAGAACAACTGAAACCGTGAACTGTCTTAATACTGTGACAGAGAAACAATGAACTGAAAAATGGAAGTAGACGCGAGATAAACTTTTTCCCGGGCTTCCCAGGAACTATCTCTCGTGATGCACtacaatagaatattaaatgtatCACAATATTCTTTTATCAACCGAGGCACCGCGCAGTTTTTAAAACAGGATGTCGCCAATCATTACTTCCGCCGAAAGCTTATCGAATTTATGTAACAATCGCGCCCATATAAAATGCAGTTATGGCAAAAGCTCAACGATTCGATAAAAgggatttaattaaataaaatttattacccGCGCGCGCGAGTTTAGCAATGACCGATTTAGATAAAGTATTATTTCTAATCAAATTATCTAAGCTGTTAAAGGACGATTGATAACATCTGTTTACACCTTAATAACGATTTAAAAATCTGTATCTAAGAATTCAGAGACTGCTATTTGTTAGACTGTAAGCTGTAAGTAATGCAGTTCGAAATTAAGGAAACATTTGGGAACAATATCGCATCGTTATACATCGAAATTCACGTATGTTTACAAAATCTtactatataaagcagaaagtattTGTGTGTTTGTTGTTTAAAAATCTTTCGACCGacaaactctggggtcacgagatgtgtcccagctcatgatacctagctaatccaggtgaatatgactattttcacgcaaaaactaaaaaaattttcttttttataaaatcagaatctaaatttcaggcgtagccgagtagtaaagataCTACTAGAACACAACACGGACTCGCAGCTTTCACTGTAAAACAAAGATAGGTAGGTATGTAATGCATACAGCAAATCTATATATACTTCCGATCGATATTTTATCTGAAcgtttcgtttattttatttccgTTTCTGCTCTATTCCAGACATATGCAATTAGATAACTCATTGCCGATATCGACACGTTAATCGTGATAATGTTAAGCAGGGTGAGTTATCTCTCGTGAAACTGTAGGCTGACGATTGCACGCGTATATAGCTACGACCTTTTTCAGGTAACGGTGATTTTAGTTTCGATAACTAAGAGGCAAGATCCCCGTTGAATGCCTCCCATCCTACCAAGGACATAACGGACCTTGCCCCCGGATGGGGTCGCGTTCACGGGCCCTCATAGGATCTTTACTCGTCGGTCTACATCAATAACGCCGTACTGAAAACTGTACTTCAGGTAATCACCTTTATCGAGGTCGGTGTTCTGAGACAAGATCGGT is part of the Andrena cerasifolii isolate SP2316 chromosome 1, iyAndCera1_principal, whole genome shotgun sequence genome and harbors:
- the LOC143376442 gene encoding transcription initiation factor TFIID subunit 4 isoform X1, with amino-acid sequence MASAKFLEEALSTDVDESAVNAIVGSLETQLVTSTPAVSGHQVSSASVSQQNHQVNSGISNGGTITAVQPQKHGVSNGGGATTVNSLMTQEVTKSITTSTLLPVNVVTSNTVAPQVTTQQQQQHTQSAVPPAAYINQVTTNQVTSNQTTTHIPSLAKAHEPVKIIYPTVGQVIATTGVANVNNKLSFPAQTVGQLANGTLGLTSQAVLQATSNVVTNVGSVSDTGSQTVASVNKPTGTALVIKTSVAPSGMVSVPMSVPVSVAGNAVSTALQGKPGVTSTIVPSNVQILNVNAMRPGTPVAGQQAGKQVASRVVIGQHMIGTRPGAPGITLQTLHSLQPGTQGHILLKTENGQYQLLRVGPPPTAGTPAGTAVTPNSIAGNAVVAAPSPGTTYRLASVPAVSRLNTQFTGPPLATLRKSVQTVAATITTAATTPATVTAAVTTTPAPPVTTAQTVQTPTPRQTTDNTKEKCRRFLANLLELSSREPKAVERNVRTLIQELIDTKVEPEEFCDRLERLLNASPQPCLIGFLKKSLPLLRQSLVMKELVIEGIKPPPATIVFPVTSAAPVVTQVTQQNQIRPSVAVTTATIPVTAVTATTQIRVMAPLPTATTTVPRPTQPVQQRLMRPVTTVVRSPTAYTVKSTVAVSGIRPPAPTVQKPPITTTVVKTVTTATQGKTVNTTTTVNKAVVPSFVPKPATKEKEKKTFSSAGYTGDDDINDVAAMGGVNLAEESQRILGSTEFVGTQIRSCKDEVFLHMTPLQQRIKQIGLYFLVSNYGLEEPNQEVAALISHAAQERLKNLVEKLAVIAEHRIDLIKVDPRYEVTQDVRAQLKFLEDLDKVERRRHEEQERELLLRAAKSRAKTEDPEQAKLKAKAKEMQRAEMEELRQREANLTALQAIGSRKKPKLDVGGAASSPGSNSGLNTSATGISRQMPMRPRLKRVNFRDLLFLLEQEKETCRSTTLYKSYLK
- the LOC143376442 gene encoding transcription initiation factor TFIID subunit 4 isoform X3, translating into MASAKFLEEALSTDVDESAVNAIVGSLETQLVTSTPAVSGHQVSSASVSQQNHQVNSGISNGGTITAVQPQKHGVSNGGGATTVNSLMTQEVTKSITTSTLLPVNVVTSNTVAPQVTTQQQQQHTQSAVPPAAYINQVTTNQVTSNQTTTHIPSLAKAHEPVKIIYPTVGQVIATTGVANVNNKLSFPAQTVGQLANGTLGLTSQAVLQATSNVVTNVGSVSDTGSQTVASVNKPTGTALVIKTSVAPSGMVSVPMSVPVSVAGNAVSTALQGKPGVTSTIVPSNVQILNVNAMRPGTPVAGQQAGKQVASRVVIGQHMIGTRPGAPGITLQTLHSLQPGTQGHILLKTENGQYQLLRVGPPPTAGTPAGTAVTPNSIAGNAVVAAPSPGTTYRLASVPAVSRLNTQFTGPPLATLRKSVQTVAATITTAATTPATVTAAVTTTPAPPVTTAQTVQTPTPRQTTDNTKEKCRRFLANLLELSSREPKAVERNVRTLIQELIDTKVEPEEFCDRLERLLNASPQPCLIGFLKKSLPLLRQSLVMKELVIEGIKPPPATIVFPVTSAAPVVTQVTQQNQIRPSVAVTTATIPVTAVTATTQIRVMAPLPTATTTVPRPTQPVQQRLMRPVTTVVRSPTAYTVKSTVAVSGIRPPAPTVQKPPITTTVVKTVTTATQGKTVNTTTTVNKAVVPSFVPKPATKEKEKKTFSSAGYTGDDDINDVAAMGGVNLAEESQRILGSTEFVGTQIRSCKDEVFLHMTPLQQRIKQIVSNYGLEEPNQEVAALISHAAQERLKNLVEKLAVIAEHRIDLIKVDPRYEVTQDVRAQLKFLEDLDKVERRRHEEQERELLLRAAKSRAKTEDPEQAKLKAKAKEMQRAEMEELRQREANLTALQAIGSRKKPKLDVGGAASSPGSNSGLNTSATGISRQMPMRPRLKRVNFRDLLFLLEQEKETCRSTTLYKSYLK